TGAATGACTGTCGCATCAGCTAACCCCTGTTCTTTTTTCAAAGCTTCTAGGGCATCTTCTTGATAACCAAACTCATCAATCAACCCGTTCTCTTTTGCTTGGCGGCCGTCGTATATGCGTCCATCTGCAATTTTACGTACTTTTTCTGCGGACATTCCACGGCCTTTTGCAACGACTTTAACGAACTCATTGTAAGAATCATCAATCATTGACTGCATAATTTTCTTCTCGTCTTCCGTCATTGGTCTTGTCCCGCTCATAATGTCTTTATATTCGCCGCTTTTAATGGTATTATCTGAAACACCTAATTTTTTCATGAGTTCACTATAGTCATACCCTTGCATAATAACCCCAAGTGAACCAGTCAATGTTTCTTTACTTGCAAAAATTTTGTCGGCTGGTGCGGAAATATAATATCCACCTGATGCTGCCATACTCCCCATGGAAACATAGAATGGAATATTGCGTTCTTTTTGAATTTGTAGAATTTTATCACGAATTTGCGCGGACTCCATAACACCGCCACCTGGTGAATTAACATACAGCAGCACACCTTGGATATAGTCATCATTTCTCACTTGTTCTAATTGTTGCATGAAAAATGAATGATCATAGCCCCCGCCTCCAAGTAAAGAACCAGAATCTCCCGTATCTTGAATAGTACCATCTACAGATAATACAGCAATTGTATCATCCCCACCTTCTTCAATTACTGTTTCGGTTAGTTCGCCGGTATCCGCGAATAGACTTTCGACAAATGTCGGACTACTCTCTTCCGTTGAAGCGATTTGACTTGAAGTAAACTTTGCTAACGCACTAACTATCAAAAGTGCAAAAACAATCCCTAGTGCAACCCATCTTTTAGCGTTCATTAATTTCTCCCCTTTTTCTATTTAGATAATGTAATAATAACAGTCTCTTTTATTTTGTACAATCTTTCTCTTAAATTGTGTTCCATTTCACTTTTTTACGGATGAAGAAAGAAATTGCCCTTAAGTCATGTTATAATAAGTTTGTTGATTAAAATTGGATTCTGGAGGGACAACTAACATGGCAAAAACTATTTTTTATTTTTCCTATCGAAAAACAGAAGAGTTACATGCAAAAGCAAAAGAATTGAAGAAAATTACGACTGATTATGGATATGAATTAACTGATGACTATCAAAAAGCAAACGTTATTATCAGCATTGGTGGTGATGGTGCTTTTCTTAAATCTGTAAGAGAAACTGGCTTCCGTCAAGATTGTTTATATGCAGGGATTGCGCTAACAGAGCAATTAGGTCAATACTGTGACTTCCATATTAATCAATTGGATGAAATCATCAAGGCAGCCATTGAAGATCGTTGGTTAGTACGTCGTTACCCAACTATTTATGGAACAGTGAATAATACCAAAGCATTTTATGTACTAAATGAGTTTAATATTCGTTCATCCATCATTAGAACACTTACGATGGATCTTTATATTAATGATTCTCACTTCGAAACTTTCC
The sequence above is drawn from the Listeria monocytogenes genome and encodes:
- the sppA gene encoding signal peptide peptidase SppA, giving the protein MNAKRWVALGIVFALLIVSALAKFTSSQIASTEESSPTFVESLFADTGELTETVIEEGGDDTIAVLSVDGTIQDTGDSGSLLGGGGYDHSFFMQQLEQVRNDDYIQGVLLYVNSPGGGVMESAQIRDKILQIQKERNIPFYVSMGSMAASGGYYISAPADKIFASKETLTGSLGVIMQGYDYSELMKKLGVSDNTIKSGEYKDIMSGTRPMTEDEKKIMQSMIDDSYNEFVKVVAKGRGMSAEKVRKIADGRIYDGRQAKENGLIDEFGYQEDALEALKKEQGLADATVIQYDAPEDFSSLFSVAAQKISGQNADISQLIKLTGTLKAPRMMYLYGE
- a CDS encoding NAD kinase; its protein translation is MAKTIFYFSYRKTEELHAKAKELKKITTDYGYELTDDYQKANVIISIGGDGAFLKSVRETGFRQDCLYAGIALTEQLGQYCDFHINQLDEIIKAAIEDRWLVRRYPTIYGTVNNTKAFYVLNEFNIRSSIIRTLTMDLYINDSHFETFRGDGMVISTPTGSTAYNKSVNGSIVDPLLPSMQVSELASINNNKFRTLGSSFILSPKRKLRIEIASEEGNNEFPMIGMDSEALSIQHVHEVNLEVGDRFINIIKLPKNSFWDKVKRNFL